ATCCTTTAACCCGCTGACAGGCCTTCCTGGGAATATTCTCATTGAAGAAGAAATTAAACAGAGGCTGGCAGACGGGTCGGTTTTTGCAGTACTCTATCTTGATTTGGATAATTTCAAGGCATATAATGATGTTTACGGTTTTCTTAAAGGTGATGAAGTTATTAAGTTTGTAGCACATCTTCTAAACAAAAATGTCAAGGAACATGGCAATTTGGGAGATTTTGTGGGCCACATCGGTGGTGATGACTTTATTTCAATAACTTCAATAGATAGAGTTGATATAATCTGCAAATCAATTATCAGTCAGTTTGACAGTACAATATCACTGTTCTATTCTTCAGAGGACCGAAGAAGAGGTTACATTATCACCAGAGACAGGACAAATCAGGAAACAGAGTTTCCTTTAATGACCATTTCCATAGCAATCGTATCTAATGAAAACAGGTTTATTGACAGTCATTGGCAGGTGGCAGAAATTGCTGCAGAGATGAAAAAATACGCAAAATCCAAACTCGGCAGTGTGTATGTTAAGGATAGAAGAAACAGATAATAACCTCAGGGGTGGAATGACTTGTTAAATGCAGCCTTTTGGATAGCTTTACTGGTTATGGTCTTAGGTACTGCAGGCACCTTGCTGCCGGTAGTCCCAGGTACTCCTTTAATATTTCTTTCTGCGCTTGGTTACGCGTATTACGAGGGTTTTAATCAAATAACTCCTCTGATTCTGGGTATTCTTTTTAGTTTAATGGTTATAACCCTTTTAATTGATTATTTCGCCGGAGTTCTGGGGGCCAAAAAGTATGGTGCAACAAAATATGGTACTTGGGGCTCGTTTATCGGTGGGATTTTGGGGGTTATTATTTTTAGTATTCCTGGTCTTTTGCTTGGTCCGTTTGTGGGGGCTGTAACTGGAGAGCTGCTGGGCGGTCGTCAGGCGGAGGAAGCTGTAAAAGTGGGCCTTGGCAGTTTTGTTGGCCTGGCAGGTGGAGCATTATTCAAAGTAATATTTGCAGTTGCAATGATTATGATTTTTATTTCCGGTGTTTTTTAATCTTCTCCGGTAACTTTCAACACAGACCATTAAACCTTTAAATAGGTTTATTAACGGAAAACTGCATGAACTGTCAGGAGTTTTATTTTATAATTAATTATAAGAAGATTTGAACTTAAATGTATATTTTGACACTTTTATCACTAACTGGTGCAAGAGTCCGTTAGGGGGGAGAACTATGAACACTGGTAACCCACTGGTGCTTCTGCTAATATGCAACAACTGTAAAGGCATGTCGGAAAGACTGCTGCCCGAAATGCAGTTGCGTTTTTCTGAAAACGTCAGGTTGATGGCTGTTTCCTGCCCATCCGAATTAGATCCTTTTGTTTTCATTAAATTGCTTCGGAAAAGCTGTGACGGATTAGTTGTAGCCTGTCCGAAGGATGCCTGCTGCTGTCCTGGAAATAAAGCCATAATGAAGCGGCGTCAAATTCTAAAAGATATTCTTCCCATATTTGGTTTACACAAAGAACAACTAAAGATTGCCAGTGTTTCACCATACGGTGGGGAACAACTTATTCAAATAGTTGAACATATGATTGAATTTCTGAAAACAGAGTACCAAAACGGTGCTGAATGCAATTTCGTGGGAACTGAAGGAGCACATCCCAGTATATTACGATGGGTTAACTAGTTTTCCGGTCGAATCTGGCATACTTTAATTTAACAGTGACATAATTAAACAGTGACATCATTTTGATAACACCAAACCCAGGCTTGGGAAAAGCCTGGGTTTATTAATTATACTAAGCAAAATTATATTCAACTTGAAAACATTTCAATTAAATCATTGAATGCGTCTGAACACCCCGGTTACCTTACCCAGTATTTTGACATCTGTTGCATAAATGGGATCCATATACGGATTTTCAGGCTGTAACCTGATATAGTCTTTTTCTTTATAGAATGTTTTTACAGTTGCTTCATCTTCTAAAAGAGCAACAACTATTTCACCGTTTCGGGCAACAGATTGCTGCCTGACCACAACGTAATCCCCGTCAAGAATCCCGGCATTTATCATGCTTTCCCCGCGCACAGATAAGATAAATACATTATCATTGTTAACAAATTCTATAGGAAGCGGGAAGGTATCTTCGATGTTTTCAACTGCCAAAATGGGTTCCCCTGCAGTTACCCTGCCGACAATGGGAACATTTACAATCTCTTTGCGGACAAAGTTACCCTCTCCCTCAATAACTTCTATAGCCCTTGGCTTTGTGGGATCACGCCTGATATAACCTTTTTTCTCAAGTTGGGCTAAATGACCATGGACTGTTGAACTGGAGCTGAGCCCAACAGCTACGCCAATTTCCCTTACCGAAGGGGGATACCCTCTCTTTTGCAGTTCTTTTTTTATAAAATTAAGAATTGATATCTGGCGTTCACTTATATCTGAATACACTAGAGTCACCCCTTAATCTGTTATTTGCCGATTGCTGACCACCGGTAAGGCTCAATTTAATTATAACATTATTTACATATTTGCGCAAACGTCTGTTCGTTTTTTTTAGAAGTTTTCCTATGTTTTATGCGAAAAACGATTGACACAGAACACCTGTTCGTGCTATATTGTTATCAAACAAGTGTTCGGGAGGTTGTGCTGATGAATACCTTTAATACAAAGAACAGAGTCTGCAAAGATAAAAGGAGGAAAATTAAGTTCAATCCCTTTAAGTTTACCAAGATGCTTTGTCTTACGTTAGTGCTGTTGGCTGCGATGTCTTTGTTCTTTAGGTCTACTGCCAGCGGCTATACCGGCGCAGAATATCGGGAGGTCGTAGTGCACAATGGAGACACTTTATGGGAAATATCAAAACAATATTGTGTGAACGAAAACATCCAAAAGGTAGTCTATGAAATTAAAAGAATTAATAATATGAAACATTCAGACATTTATCCCGGGCAAAAAATAAAAATTCCATTAAACTTTTAGAATTTTTTACCTCTGGCCGAAGGATAATTTCATGATTTGTCAAATAATATACAATATTACGAAAATAATCCTAAGGGGCTGGGGGAAGTGAATAAAATAAAGCTGGTCATTGTTGGTGCAGACAGTGAAGGAACCTCTCTTTATTATTGCTTTCGCGATAATCCCAAGGTTGAGATTACCGGCATTGTGGACTTAGAGCTTGATTCCAATGTATTTTCAAGAGAAATAGAAAATGAAGTTGCCATTTTAAAATCTATTGAACAATTATCTGATTACCAGGAAATAAATCTAATCGTCAACACTGTGCGAAATCCTTCAATATCTGAAAAGATCAATGAAATTAAAAATAGCAATACACTAGTGATAGAGTCATCAAGTCTTGAACTTTTGGTTAATCTTGCTGACTGCAAAGAAAAGGCTGAGGCAGAATTATTTTCACTGCTCAACTCCGCACAAGATGCCATTATAATTGTAGACCGCCATGGCTTCGTTAAATTTATAAACAAAACGTTCGAAAAATACTTAGGATTACGTGCTAAAGAATTTCTAAATCATAATATCTTTGAAAAATACCCGGGAAGTCCGTTTGACCACTGTGCTAAGTGCGGGCAGCAGATTGTGGGCCAAAGATATTCATTTGGTGATGACACTAAGGAATTCAGTTATACCGTTACTCCTATAAATGTCAGAGAATCTCTGACTGGTGTTATTGGAGTGTTCCGGCTGAGTCCGGATATTTTCCGTCTAATGGAGGAACTACAGCGCTCAACCTCAATCATAGAGGGTCTCTATGACAGACTGGGACAAATTAACGGTCTAGATGAACTAAATATATCAGATGTAATGGCAATCGATAAAATGGAGAGAATAATGTTGAGACATGCCCTAACCAGATTTGGATATTCTGTTGAAGGAAAGAAAAAGGCTGCCAAGGCGCTCAATATATCCTTGGCAACTCTCTATAATAAATTAAAGAAATATCAGATCAGTTAAGCTAGGGTTAGCCATCGCAAATATTATTGGCTTATGTGTGCCATCAAGTTAATAAATTCACTATACATTATCTTTGTTTGTTAAAAGAGACATCTCTTTCTGCGCCGGATTAAGCCAATCAGCGATGCCGGTGCATATATTATTGCTACAGGGAGAACGGATTACCCGAACCAAATTATTAATTTACTTGCTTTCCCCGGTATACAAAAGTAGCTCCTGCAGTAGCAAGAGAAGTGGCCAGAACTGCCATTGAAGAGGGGATAGCGTTTATTAATACGGCTCCCGACTATTAATGGGAGTAATCATCCTTTGAATTGCTATATTCTTCACAAGATAACCATTTAACTTACCAGTTAACCGTTAAATAACGAGTTTTTCCTATTGGGCAAAATAATAATGCCTGGTTTGGCGTACTATATTAAAATGTTGTTAGAAAAACTTTATATTATCACGAGCCGAAAGTGGGTCGAGACTTATGCAACATTTGTCAGAATCCAACGTCCTACCGAATCCAGACTCATTCGCACTAACTGGTCATGAACTGAAAGCAGTCCAAGCGGCGCGTATGTCAACGTTTTTGTTGGCGTTGCTAACCACGATAGCAACATTAATTTTACATTAGATTATTTTCATTAGATCAAAGGAATGGTAATAAGTTTGCAGTCTTATGCAATCTTATTAAGCTTGCTCTCCCCCCTGTTTTATGTTATGTAAACTAGCATTTTATGGGTAGTTCCTTTGACTCAGTGAGCAAAAGGATGTGGGGAACATGAAAAAATGTATGCTTGAAGAAAATAAAATCTGTGATAACTGCCTGGAATGCCATACGTGTGATTTAGATCCAAATAAGATTTGTGACAATTGTGCAAAATGTATTGATTTCGGAGCAATATTACGTGAAATTGATGATGTGATAATTGCTGAGGATCTCAAAAGAAAATTAAGAATAATTGATACAAAAGTTTTCAAGCAAAGATGAAGGTTCTGTTTGTAACCTTCATTTTTTGTATTTTACTAACAACACAGGTAAAATTATTGGCCCGGAAATATACCAGGGGATACAAAGATACCAGGGCATCTTTTTAAGCGGCTTACAGGGCAATCTGAGGCTTCGTTTTCCGGAGGATAAGAGTGGTATTTTTGTACTGGAGAACAATGATGTAAGAACACCGAAAAATAGCGTATTTATTAACTTCCTATAATAATAATTATGTAAACTAGCGAAAGATAATGTTATTGGAGTGTCATTTTATTACTTTTGTCAATTTCTATTAATATTTTTTCGGGATTGCCTGCATCTAAAGTGCATCTTCCATCAAAGTAGGTTTTCTTGTCTTCATCGTAAAAACCCCTGATTATTTCCGTCTTTTTTTCGGGTGACAATAGCTGCCTGGCATGTGCATCGGAGAGTACAATGTTGTTAATCTTAAATGCTATTTTAAAGTCACAATTTCCGCTCCTAATATTCAGGCATCCCCAGGCATTGTTTCCTCTAATCACCTGTCCCCCGCATTTAGGGCAGATACCCACGACTGGCCTTTTCATGGTTTTCTGATTGGTATTTTGATTGGTATTTTGCATTTTTACATTTGAAACAAGTGCAGCAGTGAATTTTTTAATATCATTCATAAATTCCTGTCTGGTATCCAGTCCCTTTTCGATATCAGCCAGCCTTTTTTCCCAATTGGCAGTTAATTCAGGTTGTGTTAATTCCGCTTCCGGGATGAGTTTTATTAGTCTTATTCCTTTTTCTGATGGGATTAATATTTTTCCCTTGCGCACTATATACTCTCTGCTAATCAGGGTTTCGATTATTGAAGCTCTGGTTGCGGGAGTGCCCAGGGAGATACTCTTCATTTTTGTCCGCAGTTCTTCATCTTCAATCAGCTTGCCGGCAGTTTCCATTGCTCCCAACAGACTGGCCTCAGTAAACTGGGATGGTTTTTTTGTTTTCTTGGAGAGCACCACTGCCTTGGCAACATTAAAGCAATCTCCCTTTTTCACCGCCGGGAGGGTCTGGGCTTCTTCGTCTTCTTTATCTGTATCCTCATCCTTCACCTTCGGCTCAGCCGTATATATGGCTGTCCAGCCGGGCTTAATGATTACCTTGCCGGTTGTTTTAAACTTATATTTTTCAACCTTGGTAATGATTGTTGTATTTTCAGCTTTGCACGGGCTATAAAAAACGGCTGTAAACCGCTTGGCAATTAACATATATACATTGCGCTGATCTGTATTTAAACGCTTTAGATCGGGTTTTACTTCAGTCGGAATGATGGCATGGTGGTCTGTGAGTTTTGCATCATCCACAAATTTCTTATTAACCGGCAGCTTTGGCAAGGCCAGTAACGGCGCAATGAATTTAGCCAATTCCTGAATAGACTGCAGATTTTTCAGGATAACCGGAAATGTTGGGATCTGGGCCGCAGCAAGGTGGTTTGAGTCTGTTCTGGGGTATGTAATAAACTTGAATTCTTCATAAAGCTTTTGTACTATTTCCAGAGTTTTGGCTGCAGATAGTGCGTACTTTTTGTTGCATTCCCGCTGTAAGTCGGTTAGATTATACAGTTTTGGCGGCGCTTCTTCAGTTTTTTTGTTGACTACAGAACCAATTATGCCAACTTTACCGGTTACATTATCTGATACTTCTTTTGCTGCTGACTCAGTGTCAATTTTCGTATTATTATCATTAATATATTTACCCGTGTAGTGTCCGTCAGGGTTTTCAAAAACAGCGTGTACTTCCCAGTAGGGTGTCGGTATGAAATTACGGATTTGTTCTTCCCTGTTAACTATCATCGCCAGCGTAGGAGTCTGTACCCGGCCGACACTAAGGGTAACACCATGTTTCACTGACATTGCCCTGGTACCGTTCATGCCGACTAACCAATCAGCTTCAGCTCTGCAGTAGGCAGCCTGGGCTAAATTATCCTTGGCCGTCCCATCCAGCAAGGTATCAAAACCCTTTTGAATGTCAGGGCCGGCCATCGAACTAATCCACAGTCTTTTCACAGGCAGAGTGCAGCCTGTCATCTGATAGATGTACCGGAAGATTAACTCCCCTTCCCTTCCGGCATCAGTACCACAGATGACAAATTCATAGCTGTTTTTTTTGATGAGGTTGTTTATTACGGTGAACTGACTGGCTGTTTTGGGTGATATGTTGAGTTTGAAAGTATCAGGTATTACCGGCAGATTAGTTAATTTCCACCTGCCGGCGCCCACATATTCGTCCGGTGTCGCTAATTCCACTAAATGTCCGACAGCCCAGGTTATATGATAGTCTTTATTCTCCAGATAGCCGCTCTTAGACACAAACCTCCCCAGTACGCTGGCAATATCTTTGGCAACACTGGGTTTTTCAGTTATTACAAGTTTAGTCAATAGGACCTGTCCCTTCATAAACCCTGCTTCAGTTTGCCATTGTCAGCAGGTTATCCTCTGAATACATGTCATCTCTCAATCTGGCGATAGCTTCGTCTTCCATATACTCGTCATATGTCATTTGCTTATCAATTAGCCCTTTAGGGGTAATCTCAATAATCCTGTTAGCAATTGTTTGCACAAATTGGTGATCATGTGACACAAATAAGACAGTACCCTTAAAATTAATAAGGCCGTTATTTAAGGCCGTGATAGATTCCAAATCCAGGTGGTTGGTAGGTTCATCCAATAATAATACATTAGCTCCGCTCAGCATCATCCGGGACAGCATACAGCGGACTTTTTCGCCGCCTGAAATAACACTGGCTTTTTTGAGAGCCTCCTCACCGGAAAAAAACATTCGACCTAAAAATCCCCGAATAAAAGATTCATCCTGATCAGAGGAATACTGGCGCAGCCAATCAACAAGGTTCAGATCAACATCAAAATGGCTGTTATTATCCTTAGGGAAATAAGCCTGGGAAGTTGTCACGCCCCACTTATACTCCCCGCTGTCAGCCTCAATTTCGCCGATCAAGACTTGAAGGAGGGTAGTTTTAGCCAGTTCATTGGGACCCACCAGGGCTATTTTATCACCGGGGTATACGGTGAAAGTAAGGTTGTCCAGAACCTTTTCACCATCAACAGATTTATTCAGCTCTTCCACAGACAGCAGGTTATTCCCTGCTTCCCGCTCAGGTTTGAAATCAATAAAAGGGTATTTTCTTGACGAAGGTTTGATATCTTCCAAAGTGAGTTTTTCCAATTGTTTTTTTCTGGCCGTAGCTTGTTTGGCTTTTGAAGCATTAGAGCTGAATCTCTGGATAAATTTCTTTAGCTCCTGGGTTTTTTCCTCTGTTTTCTTGTTAGCCTCTTTCAACAGCTTAACCGCTAACTGACTTGATTCATACCAGAAATCGTAGTTACCTACATACAGTTGGACCTTACCGTAATCAATATCAGCGATGTGGGTACATACTTTATTTAAAAAGTGCCTGTCATGTGAAATAACGATGACGGTGTTTTTGTAATTATATATAAAATGATCCAGCCAGGTAATGGACTGGGGATCGAGATGGTTTGTGGGCTCGTCCAGCAAAAGAATGTCGGGATTGCCGAACAATGCCTGGGCCAAGAGAACCCTGACCTTTATCATGCCTTCTATATTCTTCATTTTCTTACCATGGAGTTCCACAGGTACACCTAAGCCGGTTAACAATGCAGCCGCCTCCGACTCAGCCTCCCAGCCATTAAGTTCTGCAAATTCAGCCTCCAGTTCGGCAGCCTCCATGCCATCGGCATCAGAAAAATCAGTCTTGGCATAAATAGCATCCTTGGCATCCATAATTTCATACAGCCTGCGGTGTCCCATAATTACCGTTTTTAAAACCTCAAATTCATCAAACTCAAAGTGATCCTGCTTAAGAATCGCTAATCTCTCTCCGGGAGTAATAATTACTTCCCCTTTGGTAGGCTCGATTTCCCCTGCCAGTATCTGCAGAAAGGTTGACTTGCCTGCTCCGTTAGCTCCAATCAAACCATAACAATTCCCGGGAACAAATTTAATATTCACATCCTCAAATAACGTCCTTTTGCCATAAGTCAAACTAACTCCGCTTGTACTGATCAATTTTCTACCGCCTTTATAATTTATAGTTATTCTGAAAAAGTCACTATCTAACTATTATACTAGAAAATCAAAATTAATTAAACTTTTATAATGTATTTGGGGAAGAAAAAAGAGGGGGGTTACCCCTCTTCTACCTGACAACCACTGTAATTTGCTTTACAAGACTATTGTATTTGGCACTTACTACAGTGGTTCCGATTCCGCGGCCTGTAATTTTCCCCGCATTCGCAGTTGCTACCTCCGGATTTGATGAACTCCACGTCGATATCTGAGTGATATCAGCGGATTCTCCGTTGTTGTCAATTCCGTAGAGGTAAGTTTCTGTTGTTGCTCCCACAGGTACGGCAACAAAAGATGGGGAACTGAACTGCAGATCAACTATATTTTCCGAAGGACTGTCATCGTCAAGGATAGTCAGAACCGCAGATTTCCGGGCATCTGTACCTTCTAAGGCGCTTCCGGAACAGCTCAGCAGCTCAATATTTACACTTTCATTAAATTCGGCTCTGGTATCATGAATACTGCTGATGGAGAACGTTTTTGAGGTTTCACCGGGGTTGAAGGTCAATGTTCCTGAAACCGGTGTGTAATCAACGCCGGCCGCTGCTGTTCCTCCGGTAATTGCAGCATAACTTACATCAGCGCTATTGGCTGTATCACCTGTTCTTATTACAGTAACAGTGATGGTATCACCTTCCGCGACCTCATACGAAGCTGAGGAAAATGCGATAAGTGATAATTCGTTGTCCTTGATCATTATTTGGGCTGCCGCCGGAGTTCCCACTGCCGCTATGAGGGGATTTGTCAAGACCAGGGTTATTGTCTCATTTGCTTCAAATAAGCTGTCATCATGGGTTGATATTGTTATGGTTTTGGCAGCTTCCCCAACATTAAAGGTCACCGTTCCGGAGGAAGCGGTATAATCCAAATCTGCCACAGCTGTACCGTCAGAGGTGCTGTAGTCTATGGTGGAAACTACGTCTGTTCCGCCTGTTCTGGTCAGTGTTACAACTACAGAATCACCTTCATCAACACTATATACAGCGGACTCAAACTGCACAAACGGCGCCGGGTCATCATCAGTTATTGTTATTTCAGTTATATTTTGAGTGCCCAAAGCTGCCATCACAGGATTACTTAAGGCAATGTAGAAATTCTCCTCATATTCGTAAAGAGTGTCATTAATAATCTGGATGTCAAAGCTTTTTACAAGTTCACCCGGATTAAATGTAAGTGTTCCCGAAGTCATGGTATAATCCGCGCCTGCTTCTCCGGTACCATCAATTGCTGCATAAGCAACGGTTGACGTTACCGCTGCTGCTGCCCGCTGCACGGTAACAGTAACAACACCTGCGTTTTCAACTGTGCTGTAAGCTGCCGAAACAAACTCAACCAGGGGCGGGGCATCGTTTTCAACTATGATAACATTTGCGTTTATATTAGTTCCGAGCTCTGCATTTGTTGGGCTGCTTAAGGTTAAACTGAAGTTTTCATCAGGTTCAAAGATGCCGTCATCTATTGATGTTAAGGTAATGGCTTGGCTTAATTCACCAGCTGCAAAGGTTATCGTTCCTGAAACCGGACTATAGTCACTTCCGGCGGCGGCTGTGATGTCGGAACTAGTATAGTCAACAGTTGAAACAGTCCCTATGGCTGAGCGAGTAAGCGTGACAGCAACACTTCCCCCTTCACTCATGCTGTAATTAGTGTCCTCAACTTCTATTACAGGCAGTGGTGTTGTATCGATAATTGTTAAAACCGCTGCTGCCGGGGCAGCCAAGTCAGCATTAACCGGAGCAGTTAAACTGATATTAACTGTTTCATCTCCCTCTACTTCCAGGTCTGAATTTGTGATAACTGTAAACGTTTTGGCAGACTCTCCCGGTCCGAAATTCAGAGTTCCGGCAGTCGGGATATAATCCGTTAAACCGGCAGTACCCGCAGAAGCTGCATAATTAACTGCAGAAGCGCCTCTTATTGAACCGGTTCTGGATACAGTAACGGTAACTGTATCTCCTTCATCGACTGTGTATCCTTCTGTGGTGAAGGATATTTCGGGTTTTGAATCATTATCGGAAATATTAATGGCTGCAGAGTTAATGCTGCCCAAAACACAGCCACCCGGACTGCTGAGGGTAACCTTAAACTCTTCCGCACCTTCAAACGAAATATCATCTAATGTTGAAATAATGACGGTTTTCGTGGTTTCTTCGGCATTAAATGAAATAGTTTGGGTTAATGGGGCATAATCTTCTCCGGCAATTGCCGAATTATCGATTGCCGAATTATCTGCGGTACTTAAAATGACTGTAGAAGGATTATTCAATAAAGCGCCTGTCCTTTGTACCGTTATGGTGACCGGATCTCCTTCAGTGACAGCGTAGTTAGCAGTACTGAACCTGACGGCCCGGCTGGCCGAGGTATCCACATAAAACGTCCATTGTGCAATTGTGATATTCCCGGCAGCATCTTTTGCAGTGACTTCCAAGGTATGTGCTCCATCCATTAAACCTGAAGCCTGACAAGTGAAAGATGCGTCCTTATAACTGTCAACAACCCACCATTCGCTACAGCTATCTGATTCCCAGTGCCCCGGATACTCAAAGGCTGCTGTAACTATGACCCCATCAATTTTAACGATACTGTAGTTTACTATGTTATTGAAAATGGTCTTCGCTGTAACAACCAGGTTAGGTGACGCTGTTGTGAAAGTTGTTCCTGAACCCGCAAACGTCAATTCCGGCCCCGAAGTTTCAATAGTATAGCTCCAACTGGAACTCCCCGTAATGCCGCTGCCGGTCCCCTTTGCGGAAACCCAGACGGTATGAGAACCATCAGCCAAAGGCGCTCCCGGCTGATAACTGATGGTTTTTGCGGTACTATCATATGAATGTGCTGCTATCATACCATCCACTTTTAATACAATAGATGATGGGTCAATAGGGTCATTGTCGGTAACCCGGACAGAAACCGCATTATTAATATTTGTTACTCCGGTTGGGTACTTATTGTCAAAGGCGGGTGGTTCGGCCACGTTAAATGTCCAGGACCGGGTTGCAGTATTGCC
This DNA window, taken from Phosphitispora fastidiosa, encodes the following:
- a CDS encoding Calx-beta domain-containing protein, whose product is MRKKIYIILLTIILAASCISVSTAADANWDKNNHSQQIPQPELVFPDQGKTFATSSPLLIISVNAYTELKDDVKIKINKKPVNGKVEFTNSNNKATILVQPENLNDGVNSIEVKVKDISGNQLTEEWTFNVSEKPVVIETVPVNGGTIAKNGTISFELADNGSIDPDSILLQIDGIRVEHSYDETTGIVSYNLSNMKFPQAAAMFSLLASDYQPILTSTLINDSHIATITASDSSGNILTASLNFNILSTGLEPSLSFNYPGAVIDTGSPDLIITVKSNSAANVSTDNVVKVDGVIVSTDLQFQGHYESDSCGSWWVVDSYQEAAITYHASDLTDGPHIIEVTAKDIAGNISTQSWSFSVAEPAKFDSKFPNGITNINNAVSVRVTDNDPIDPSSIVLKVDGMIAAHSYDSTAKTISYQPGAPLADGSHTVWVSAKGTGSGITGSSSWSYTIETSGPELTFSDTGESYPTGSPQLVVTATTSISDLANYNLVKVDGVIVSADLQFQGHWESDSCGSWWVIDSYKGAAISYQASGLRDGPHTIEVTAKDNLGNTATRSWTFNVAEPPAFDNKYPTGVTNINNAVSVRVTDNDPIDPSSIVLKVDGMIAAHSYDSTAKTISYQPGAPLADGSHTVWVSAKGTGSGITGSSSWSYTIETSGPELTFAGSGTTFTTASPNLVVTAKTIFNNIVNYSIVKIDGVIVTAAFEYPGHWESDSCSEWWVVDSYKDASFTCQASGLMDGAHTLEVTAKDAAGNITIAQWTFYVDTSASRAVRFSTANYAVTEGDPVTITVQRTGALLNNPSTVILSTADNSAIDNSAIAGEDYAPLTQTISFNAEETTKTVIISTLDDISFEGAEEFKVTLSSPGGCVLGSINSAAINISDNDSKPEISFTTEGYTVDEGDTVTVTVSRTGSIRGASAVNYAASAGTAGLTDYIPTAGTLNFGPGESAKTFTVITNSDLEVEGDETVNISLTAPVNADLAAPAAAVLTIIDTTPLPVIEVEDTNYSMSEGGSVAVTLTRSAIGTVSTVDYTSSDITAAAGSDYSPVSGTITFAAGELSQAITLTSIDDGIFEPDENFSLTLSSPTNAELGTNINANVIIVENDAPPLVEFVSAAYSTVENAGVVTVTVQRAAAAVTSTVAYAAIDGTGEAGADYTMTSGTLTFNPGELVKSFDIQIINDTLYEYEENFYIALSNPVMAALGTQNITEITITDDDPAPFVQFESAVYSVDEGDSVVVTLTRTGGTDVVSTIDYSTSDGTAVADLDYTASSGTVTFNVGEAAKTITISTHDDSLFEANETITLVLTNPLIAAVGTPAAAQIMIKDNELSLIAFSSASYEVAEGDTITVTVIRTGDTANSADVSYAAITGGTAAAGVDYTPVSGTLTFNPGETSKTFSISSIHDTRAEFNESVNIELLSCSGSALEGTDARKSAVLTILDDDSPSENIVDLQFSSPSFVAVPVGATTETYLYGIDNNGESADITQISTWSSSNPEVATANAGKITGRGIGTTVVSAKYNSLVKQITVVVR